One genomic segment of Stigmatopora argus isolate UIUO_Sarg chromosome 3, RoL_Sarg_1.0, whole genome shotgun sequence includes these proteins:
- the LOC144071458 gene encoding cadherin-related family member 5 — protein MTASAKLRWTTSLMLLMCVHGVAGTSGWGGCTDGRDMYSTVAENSLCGEVVAELMAENPVEGIEWRVQGKDADWFFFNGGVLCLNTSPEKVLDREMQGPVLLADLSCYENDVLQSVSRIVVEVLNENDNWPEFRDDTVQTVALSELTPVNTLLFTVLATDADNDQIIYSIDQSSPDAEYFKIDLPNSGEVLLAKPLDYETKTHLFLTIHASEMNTAEHFNTSTEITVDVLDGDDQYPQFLPCTLLFHEQTNQICTSPMYTVNVTEGIEDFVLDFSPGPIHAVDGDRGLRAPVSYSILSGDDHGRFLMDRQTGEVRFTRAVKDRLATPALHLQVMAFQDNDPRKYSVATVLVRVLAVNRYHPVFDMAEYHGFVMAGMSPASLVYTYGNRALMLHVQDQDFKHGFNPMIYFTFSPTSNYTGIYRVTQEGLLIARTNQLKARQKHLLHVMARDRESGDTVVSTVVVEVLSESQSIPLSALVDDRTISCTLGKALFLSTVFLTVLGCGASLVLCMKRKRKGHLDPLERGCVAQCKHPNVSLRCFQMVNPSSGAPRVDDVSFSSEDYGTINPSFSFSGKDPPSHQESVQPNNNPIAPPNATLSLVEAVCSTISFNNSVSTPTRSLSCLSTFRPNSVDMDPIEPKESNLGTLPPDATTPSTCLDSQTNTDEDSVGNPISPSPSSASVPQSRARIALAETEKPFSTTRTDSPLNPIDSPLLLSLPKQRSTPPHTPDQAPLKATLIMVDASPEPSEQRWSEEEDQPCTSLDQLEQADHREQAGHPPALEDDGFLGDEDADKNSMGELEPDEEELLRVLARCNPTFITYTR, from the exons ATGACTGCTTCAGCCAAACTGCGTTGGACCACCTCCCTGATGCTCCTCATGTGTGTGCATGGAGTCGCAG GGACGTCGGGATGGGGCGGTTGCACGGATGGTCGGGACATGTACTCCACGGTGGCCGAAAACAGTCTGTGTGGAGAAGTGGTGGCTGAACTCATGGCGGAGAATCCGGTGGAGGGTATTGAGTGGAGAGTGCAAGGGAAAGACGCTGACTGGTTCTTCTTTAACGGTGGAGTCTTATGTCTCAACACATCACCGGAGAAAGTGCTTGACCGAGAG ATGCAGGGTCCTGTCCTGTTGGCTGATTTGTCATGCTACGAAAATGATGTGCTTCAG AGCGTTTCTAGGATTGTGGTGGAGGTTCTTAACGAGAACGACAACTGGCCCGAGTTTCGGGATGACACTGTTCAAACTGTTGCCTTAAGTGAG TTGACTCCGGTCAATACGCTCCTGTTTACTGTCCTGGCAACGGATGCAGACAATGACCAGATCATTTACTCCATTGACCAGTCATCT CCTGATGCAGAGTACTTTAAAATCGATCTTCCTAACAGCGGTGAGGTGTTGCTTGCCAAGCCTCTTGACTACGAGACCAAAACACATCTCTTTCTCACTATTCATGCCTCT GAAATGAACACAGCTGAGCATTTCAACACCAGCACTGAAATAACTGTTGATGTCCTGGATGGAGATGACCAGTACCCTCAGTTCTTGCCCTGCACGCTGCTGTTTCACGAACAAACCAATCAGATTTGTACCAGTCCTATGTACACTGTTAATGTCACAGAAGGCATAGAG GATTTTGTACTGGATTTCTCCCCTGGTCCCATCCATGCGGTGGATGGAGACAGAGGACTCAGAGCCCCGGTCAGCTATTCCATCCTCTCAG GGGACGACCATGGCCGTTTCCTGATGGATCGCCAGACAGGAGAGGTGAGATTCACCCGGGCGGTAAAGGACAGACTTGCCACACCGGCGCTGCATCTTCAAGTCATG GCTTTTCAGGACAACGACCCCAGGAAGTACTCCGTTGCTACCGTGCTGGTCCGCGTGCTAGCAGTGAATCGGTATCATCCAGTGTTTGACATGGCCGAATACCACGGCTTTGTGATGGCAGGGATGAGTCCTGCCTCTTTGGTTTATACCTACGGCAACAGGGCGTTGATGTTACATGTGCAAGACCAAGACTTTAAACAT GGATTTAATCCGATGATCTACTTCACCTTCAGTCCCACGTCCAATTACACGGGCATCTACCGGGTCACACAGGAGGGGCTTCTCATTGCCAGGACCAATCAGCTCAAAGCAAGACAAAAGCACCTGCTGCAT GTAATGGCGAGAGACAGAGAATCAGGGGACACTGTTGTTTCCACTGTGGTGGTGGAGGTGTTATCAGAAAGTCAATCAA TTCCTTTAAGCGCACTGGTAGATGACCGCACCATCAGCTGTACTCTGGGAAAGGCCCTGTTCCTCAGCACGGTCTTCCTCACGGTGCTGGGCTGTGGCGCGAGTCTGGTTCTGTGTATGAAGAGGAAACGCAAAGGACATCTGGACCCCCTGGAGAGAGGCTGCGTGGCCCAGTGCAAGCACCCCAATGTG AGCCTTCGATGCTTCCAAATG GTGAACCCAAGCAGCGGAGCACCACGGGTGGATGACGTGAGCTTCAGCAGTGAAGACTACGGAACTATCAACCCTTCATTCAGCTTCTCAGGGAAAGATCCTCCATCTCACCAGGAGTCGGTCCAGCCGAACAATAACCCCATTGCACCCCCAAATGCCACGTTGAGCTTGGTCGAAGCTGTGTGCTCCACCATTTCCTTCAACAACAGTGTTTCAACACCAACTCGAAGCCTGTCTTGCCTGTCCACCTTCCGGCCAAACTCAGTGGACATGGACCCCATCGAGCCGAAAGAAAGCAACTTGGGGACTCTTCCACCAGATGCGACCACACCTTCGACCTGTCTGGACTCGCAGACAAACACCGACGAGGACTCTGTCGGAAACCCCATCAGCCCTTCGCCCTCGTCAGCAAGCGTCCCCCAAAGTCGGGCCCGGATCGCCTTGGCTGAGACAGAGAAACCTTTCAGCACAACTCGTACCGATTCACCCCTAAACCCCATCGACTCTCCTTTACTGTTGTCCCTGCCAAAACAGAGAAGcacaccaccacacacaccagACCAGGCTCCATTGAAGGCCACCTTGATCATGGTGGATGCATCACCTGAACCCTCAGAGCAGAGGTGGAGTGAAGAGGAGGACCAGCCCTGCACATCACTAGACCAGCTTGAGCAAGCGGACCACCGGGAACAGGCAGGACATCCACCTGCCCTTGAGGACGATGGATTCCTGGGTGATGAAGATGCTGACAAAAACAGCATGGGTGAGTTAGAGCCGGACGAAGAGGAGCTATTGAGGGTGTTGGCCCGTTGCAACCCAACATTTATCACATACACACGGTAA
- the LOC144071600 gene encoding B-cell receptor-associated protein 29-like: MTLQWTAVAFFLYVEIAFNIILCVPFISPLRWRLIFSWRIWKWLSPYWNKCFFTIIMVLIVLFLDAAREVHKYSNPEPMQEAKVNSNLFDHLHMRLFRAQRNIYITGFSLFQWLIMWRIISMLNKVAFALENNSGLQSQMENAAKAAEQHQEENRRLKQTLEDEEKAISEENLQLKIEVQNLSVQLKNTKIAVHKSHAEVEAMNTQAKGLAEEYERLLSEHHQLQNLQRAADKKIQ; the protein is encoded by the exons ATGACGCTTCAGTGGACGGCAGTGGCCTTCTTTCTCTATGTAGAGATAGCCTTCAACATCATCCTGTGTGTCCCCTTCATATCACCACTGAG ATGGCGCTTGATTTTCAGTTGGAGAATATGGAAGTGGTTATCACCTTACTGGAACAAGTGCTTCTTCACCATAATCATGGTTCTCATAGTTCTTTTCCTCG ATGCTGCTCGCGAAGTACACAAGTACTCAAACCCAGAACCCATGCAAGAGGCTAAGGTGAACTCCAATCTCTTCGACCATCTTCACATGAGGCTTTTCAGAGCTCAGAGGAACATCTATATCACAGGCTTCTCACTTTTTCAGTGGCT TATTATGTGGCGGATCATCAGCATGCTTAACAAGGTGGCTTTCGCTTTGGAGAACAATTCAGGTCTCCAGTCGCAGATGGAGAATGCTGCCAAAGCTGCCGAACAGCATCAAGAGGAAAACCGTCGACTCAAACAA ACGCTTGAGGATGAGGAAAAAGCCATTTCAGAAGAAAATCTGCAGCTGAAGATTGAAGTGCAGAACCTCTCAGTTCagttgaaaaatacaaaaatag CTGTCCACAAATCCCATGCTGAAGTGGAGGCCATGAACACGCAGGCCAAAGGTTTGGCCGAGGAATACGAGCGACTGCTGAGCGAGCATCATCAGCTCCAG AATCTTCAGagggcagcagacaaaaagatcCAATGA
- the calub gene encoding calumenin-B, whose protein sequence is MELRPFLMCFALCAVYATSKPTDKKERVHHDDPLSNLEHNDGENFDYDHEAFLGEEEAKTFDQLTPEESKERLGKLVERIDKDQDGFVTTEEMKDWIRYTQKKWMFEDANRQWKTYDINNDGKLEWEEYKNSTYGYMLDEPDADDSYSYKQMLARDERRFNMADMDGDKLANREEFTAFLHPEEFEHLREIVVLETMEDIDKNRDGLIDIDEYIGDMYNAEGAEEPEWVKTEREQFTQFRDKNKDGKMDKDETRDWIMPKDYDHVEAEAKHLVYESDMDKDGRLTKEEIVDKYDLFVGSQATNFGEALIHHDEF, encoded by the exons ATGGAGCTCCGACCATTTTTAATGTGCTTTGCCCTCTGCGCGGTGTACGCCACCAGCAAGCCCACGGACAAGAAGGAACGCGTCCACCACGATGACCCACTCAGCAACCTGGAGCACAATGATGGTGAGAACTTTGACTATGACCACGAGGCCTTTCTTGGAGAGGAAGAGGCCAAGACATTTGACCAGCTCACTCCTGAAGAAAGCAAAGAACGTCTTGG CAAACTGGTGGAGCGCATTGACAAAGACCAAGATGGCTTTGTGACTACAGAGGAGATGAAAGATTGGATCAGATACACACAGAAAAAGTGGATGTTTGAGGATGCCAATCGCCAGTGGAAGACATATGACATCAACAATGATGGCAAGCTGGAATGGGAAGAATACAAGAACTCCACATACGGATACATGCTCG ATGAACCAGATGCTGACGATAGCTATAGCTACAAGCAGATGCTGGCGCGTGATGAGAGGAGGTTCAATATGGCCGACATGGATGGAGACAAACTCGCTAACCGAGAAGAGTTCACTGCTTTCCTTCACCCTGAGGAGTTTGAGCATTTGAGAGAGATTGTAGTGCtt GAAACTATGGAAGATATTGACAAGAATAGAGATGGCTTAATTGACATAGACGAGTACATTG GCGATATGTACAACGCCGAGGGTGCGGAAGAACCTGAATGGGTGAAAACAGAAAGGGAGCAGTTCACCCAGTTCCGGGACAAGAACAAGGACGGCAAGATGGACAAGGATGAGACCAGAGACTGGATCATGCCAAAAGACTATGACCATGTTGAGGCAGAGGCAAAGCACCTGGTTTATGAGTCTGACATGGACAAA gATGGCCGCCTGACTAAGGAAGAAATCGTTGACAAGTACGACTTATTTGTGGGCAGCCAGGCCACCAACTTTGGAGAAGCCCTCATACATCATGACGAGTTCTAA
- the gtf3c6 gene encoding general transcription factor 3C polypeptide 6 encodes MDDEWEEEEQLVVVELSGIINNDAMFKSATCEILDIDSEQPMMQMGQYVFAGEYEDTLGTCVLFEEGPGKGKDGNAPELKYMCHTVKKLMMQRIFLSERKENESDAGSLSAGGQSDQQGSNTVLHPDEKIEQVEGDQSVG; translated from the exons ATGGATGACGAATGGGAAGAAGAG GAGCAGCTTGTTGTTGTCGAGTTGTCTGGAATCATAAATAATGATGCTATGTTCAAGTCTGCTACCTGCGAAATATTG GATATTGACAGTGAGCAGCCAATGATGCAAATGGGCCAGTATGTGTTTGCCGGGGAATATGAAG ATACGCTGGGAACATGCGTTCTTTTCGAAGAGGGACCAGGAAAGG GAAAAGATGGAAATGCTCCCGAGCTCAAGTACATGTGTCACACAGTGAAGAAACTCATGATGCAGCGGATCTTCCTCAGCGagaggaaagaaaatgaaagtgATGCAG GTTCCTTATCAGCAGGTGGCCAAAGTGATCAGCAGGGGAGCAACACAGTCCTCCACCCGGATGAAAAAATAGAACAGGTGGAAGGAGACCAGTCAGTTGGATAA